The DNA window AAGGGCCGGGATGCGGATGCCGGAGAGAAAGCCTTCGCAGCTCGATCGTTTCCAATAGTCCTCCGCGTCCTTGAACCCGTTGATCGGGGCCGTAAAGCGGTCGTCGAACTCCCGGAAGCTCGTTACCGTCCAAAGGTTCCCCGGCGGCACCCGCCCGGCCAGGACCTTTCTCTTGGCCCGCATCTTGGAGGTGAGGGAGGCGAGAAAGAGGGCCAGGTAGAGTTTGTTGGGGAGCGCGCTCAGGCGGAGGGCGGTGGATTTCAGGTGGCAGGGCACCGAAAAGGCGACGGCCCTTTGCACGCGGGGGTCGAGCCCGGCCCCTTTCTCGCCCAGGTATTTCAAGGTGAGGTTCCCCCCCAGGCTGAAACCGATCAGGGCCAGGCCCCGATACCGGTATTTTTTCAGGACGTGGGCGATGACGGCCTCCAGGTCGTCGGTGGAGCCGCTGTGATAGGAGCGCACCAATTTATTCAGCTCCCCGCTGCAGCCCCTCAGGTTCCAGGCCAGGGCGTCCCACCCCCGGCGATTCAAGGCCCGGACCATGCCGAGGACGTAAGGCCTCGACGACGCCCCCTCGAGGCCATGGGACAGGATGGCCAGGCGCTTGGCCGGCCTCGAGCCCGCGCGGGACCAGTCCAGGTCCAGGAAGTCCCTGTCCGGCGTGGCGATCCTCTCCCGCCGGTAACGCACGCCGCCGACGATTCGGCCGACCTTGGCGAAAACGGTTTGGACGTGCCCGTTGTTGAAGAAGGGCGGGGGAACGTAATCGGATTCCAGGAAGGGCATCGAGGGCACGAGACTTACTCGATCCCGCCGGTTTCGTAAACCCCGGTCCCTGCGTCCGAAATTCCGGACGGTTTCCGTTCACTCCCCGCTCAAACGTGTTGGCACCATCATTGCATTTCATTTTTCTCGTTCAGGAAGTGCACGAAGATTGACGTCGAAAAAGAGAACCTTTAAGGAGGGTGCCAGTATGACGATGGATCAAAAAATCGATGAAGTTCTTAAAATCGTTGGGGAGCAAGGCGAAAGAAGCGAATTCCGAGACAATCAATTGCTTCGACTCATCCAAGAGTTGGACAAAAAGAACGATGCCCGCTTTTCCCGGCTCGAAGAGCGTGATCAGGAACTTCTGGAGCTAACTCGAGAAGAGCGGAACCTCAACAATTCCCGATTTACCCAGGTATCGACGGCCCTCATGGATCTCCGAAAGAACGTAGACGCCGGTTTTACCGCCGTGAACGCCAAGATCGGCCAGGTCCATGAATCTCTCTCCTCGGACATCAACGCTTTTGGCGAAGATCTCTATGAAACGAAGCGCCGCGTGACCCGCCTTGAAAAGAAGCTGCCCTCTTAGCCTTTCTGAGAATCACGCTCGTTTTCCAATGGTTCCTAGGCACGCGCGCTGAATTCTTTTCGGTGTCCGGGGCCCGGGAGAAAGGGTAGGATGCGCCCTATGAAACGGCGAAAATTCCTAAAAATAATCCCCTACGCCCTGATGCTGGCCCTGGTCTTGTGTTGCCGGACCTCCTGGGCCGGGGAGCTCCAGGCGGGGGATCCCGCTCCCGAGTTTTCGACCACGGATGACGTGGGGATGCCGGTCTCGCTCAAGGATTACCGGGGCAAGACGGTCATTCTCTATTTTTATCCCAAGGACAACACCCCGGGTTGCACCAAGGAGGCGCAGAGCTTCCGCGACCACATCCGCGAATTCGAAGGCAGGAACGCGGTCATCCTCGGCGTGAGTTTCGATTCCCAATCGTCCCATCAAAAATTCAAGGAGAAGCATCGGCTCCCCTTCCGTCTCCTGGTCGATCCGGGCAAGAAGATCGCCAAGGCCTACGGCTCCTCGGGCTTCTTCTTCGCCTCGCGCGACACGTTCGTCATCGACGGCCAGGGCAAGATCCAGAAGATCTACCGGGGCGTCAATCCCGGGTCGCATGTGGAGGAGTTGATCCAGGGGTTTTAGACGAGAGGCCGCTGATCCTTCCCGAACTCTTAATTTGCTAGCCTCCGCCCTTTGGCCTTGGCCTTTGGTCTTTGGACTCCGCCGCCTGTCCCATCTTGCAACACTCTTCGCCGCGTCCTTGGATGAAAAACCGCCATAGGCCTGAGGAATGAAAAAGAGTACATTTCGTCAGGCTGGAGTGTCC is part of the bacterium genome and encodes:
- a CDS encoding alpha/beta fold hydrolase is translated as MPFLESDYVPPPFFNNGHVQTVFAKVGRIVGGVRYRRERIATPDRDFLDLDWSRAGSRPAKRLAILSHGLEGASSRPYVLGMVRALNRRGWDALAWNLRGCSGELNKLVRSYHSGSTDDLEAVIAHVLKKYRYRGLALIGFSLGGNLTLKYLGEKGAGLDPRVQRAVAFSVPCHLKSTALRLSALPNKLYLALFLASLTSKMRAKRKVLAGRVPPGNLWTVTSFREFDDRFTAPINGFKDAEDYWKRSSCEGFLSGIRIPALVVNARDDPFLTGRSYPREKARESRNLFLEIPESGGHVGFVAFNRLGEYWSETRAASFLESS
- a CDS encoding peroxiredoxin is translated as MKRRKFLKIIPYALMLALVLCCRTSWAGELQAGDPAPEFSTTDDVGMPVSLKDYRGKTVILYFYPKDNTPGCTKEAQSFRDHIREFEGRNAVILGVSFDSQSSHQKFKEKHRLPFRLLVDPGKKIAKAYGSSGFFFASRDTFVIDGQGKIQKIYRGVNPGSHVEELIQGF